In Desulfuromonas acetoxidans DSM 684, one genomic interval encodes:
- the mutY gene encoding A/G-specific adenine glycosylase: MTDPVNAAVFQQRLLAWYDRCGRELPWRLSRDPYRIWLSEVMLQQTGVQAVIPYFERFVDQFPDVESLASAPLDAVIELWAGLGYYSRARNLHAAAQKVCEAFQGQFPHSVDALMTLPGVGRSTAGAIRAIAFDRYGVILDGNVRRGLCRLFAWQDDPRSSAAEKQLWQWAAQLTPQQHCHDYAQAIMDFGATLCTPRQPNCVACPMISLCQGYQQGIQDQLPRKRQRKTVPLRQEVAVLVEHNGRFAVRQRPLTGMLAGLWEFPSQSFKQPQSAQQLVNQARILIGNEDQPLQTLGVVRHVYSHFRVDVTTFYLQADVPLAESFSSCRWLTEAELTDWPLHGSHKKIVETLLKQREK; encoded by the coding sequence ATGACTGATCCCGTCAATGCGGCAGTGTTTCAGCAGCGATTGCTGGCGTGGTACGACCGTTGCGGCCGAGAGTTGCCATGGCGCCTGAGCCGTGATCCGTATCGGATCTGGCTGTCTGAAGTGATGCTTCAGCAGACCGGGGTGCAGGCGGTCATCCCCTATTTTGAACGTTTCGTTGACCAATTTCCCGATGTCGAAAGTCTGGCCAGCGCACCGCTTGATGCGGTGATCGAACTGTGGGCCGGTCTCGGTTATTATTCACGGGCGCGCAATCTTCATGCGGCAGCACAAAAGGTGTGTGAAGCGTTTCAGGGTCAGTTTCCGCACAGCGTTGATGCGCTGATGACTCTGCCGGGTGTGGGACGTTCAACTGCGGGGGCGATTCGTGCTATCGCCTTTGATCGGTACGGTGTGATCCTTGACGGCAATGTCCGGCGGGGGTTGTGTCGCTTGTTTGCCTGGCAAGATGATCCACGTAGTAGCGCTGCGGAAAAGCAGTTGTGGCAGTGGGCCGCTCAGTTGACACCACAACAGCACTGTCACGATTATGCGCAGGCGATCATGGATTTTGGCGCCACATTGTGCACACCGCGCCAGCCGAATTGTGTGGCGTGTCCCATGATCTCTTTGTGTCAGGGCTATCAACAGGGGATTCAAGACCAGTTGCCGCGTAAACGGCAACGTAAAACAGTGCCGTTGCGTCAGGAAGTGGCTGTCCTGGTGGAGCACAACGGTCGTTTTGCCGTCAGACAACGGCCTCTGACCGGTATGCTGGCCGGTTTGTGGGAGTTTCCGTCACAGAGTTTTAAACAGCCGCAATCTGCGCAGCAACTGGTGAATCAGGCCCGAATCTTGATTGGAAACGAAGATCAACCGTTGCAGACGCTGGGGGTTGTTCGTCATGTCTACAGCCACTTTCGTGTCGATGTGACCACGTTTTATCTGCAAGCGGATGTTCCGCTGGCGGAGTCTTTTTCTTCCTGTCGCTGGCTGACAGAAGCCGAGCTGACAGACTGGCCGCTGCATGGCAGCCACAAAAAAATTGTCGAAACGCTGCTGAAACAGCGTGAGAAATAA
- a CDS encoding Na(+)/H(+) antiporter subunit B, protein MSDHLILRIIAKMFIPFILLFALYVQFHGDYGPGGGFQAGVIFASALILYTLIFGLKTAMRVVSPTALRILAASGVLLYGGTGVACMVRGGNFLNYSMLSDTPLAGQHLGIFLIELGVGTTVFAVMVMLFYAFSGRKGPEV, encoded by the coding sequence ATGTCTGACCATCTGATTTTGCGCATCATTGCCAAGATGTTCATTCCATTCATTCTGCTGTTTGCACTTTATGTCCAATTCCATGGTGACTACGGTCCGGGCGGCGGCTTTCAGGCTGGGGTGATTTTCGCCAGTGCCCTGATCCTTTACACGTTGATTTTCGGCTTGAAAACGGCCATGCGTGTGGTCAGCCCTACCGCTTTACGTATCCTCGCGGCCAGCGGTGTCTTACTCTATGGCGGCACCGGCGTGGCGTGTATGGTGCGCGGCGGCAATTTCCTTAATTACTCGATGCTGTCCGACACACCTCTGGCCGGACAGCACCTGGGCATCTTCCTGATTGAGCTGGGAGTCGGAACCACGGTGTTTGCCGTGATGGTGATGTTATTTTATGCCTTCAGCGGCAGAAAGGGGCCGGAAGTATGA
- a CDS encoding monovalent cation/H+ antiporter subunit D family protein encodes MSMSWTHHLPVLQVILPLLGAPLCMLTRSSRLNWLITVVISWSALIISILLARQVWVHGPITYNMGGWCAPWGITYHIDALNAFVLLIVTSIAALVAPYARKSVQKEVEAHRQAVFYALLLLCQAGLLGIVITGDAFNMYVFLELSSLSSYALIGIGRRRRGLTAAFQYLIMGTIGATFILIGIGLLYNLTGTLNILDLAEQLNRHNLITTGNRTLITAFAFLTVGLSLKLALFPLHLWLPNAYSYAPSVVTIFLAATATKVAVYMLLRFCFTILGHGALFQMTLGKIVLLPSLCAIFIGSIVAIFQYDIKRMLAYSSIAQIGYMTLGITMATPLGLTAGIVHLFNHALMKGLLFMTMGAVIYRVDSVYLSDFRGLGKRMPWTMAAFVVGGLSLMGVPLTAGFISKWYLVQSALECGWWPVAGLILIGSLLAVIYVWRVVETAYFNPDHELEQRSHEAPLSLLIPMWILVLANIYFGINSDLPLSMASRAAHLLLGVAV; translated from the coding sequence ATGAGTATGTCATGGACCCATCACCTTCCCGTTCTTCAGGTGATCCTGCCACTGCTGGGTGCGCCGCTGTGCATGCTGACCCGTTCCAGCCGTCTCAACTGGCTGATTACCGTGGTCATTTCGTGGTCGGCACTTATCATCAGCATACTATTGGCGCGCCAGGTGTGGGTGCACGGCCCCATCACCTACAACATGGGTGGCTGGTGTGCACCCTGGGGTATCACCTACCACATCGATGCGCTTAATGCCTTTGTACTGCTGATTGTCACATCCATCGCGGCTCTGGTCGCTCCCTATGCGCGTAAAAGCGTGCAAAAGGAGGTCGAAGCACATCGTCAGGCGGTGTTTTATGCCTTGCTGCTGCTGTGCCAGGCCGGGCTGCTCGGCATTGTCATCACCGGCGACGCCTTTAATATGTATGTATTTCTCGAGCTGTCATCGCTCTCATCCTATGCTCTAATCGGCATCGGCAGGAGGCGGCGCGGACTGACCGCCGCATTTCAATACCTGATCATGGGCACCATCGGGGCAACTTTTATCCTGATCGGCATCGGCCTCTTGTACAATCTGACCGGCACTTTGAACATTCTCGACCTGGCTGAACAGCTCAATCGACACAACCTGATCACCACCGGCAATCGCACTCTGATCACGGCTTTCGCCTTTCTCACCGTCGGTTTGAGTCTCAAGCTGGCCCTGTTCCCGCTGCACCTGTGGCTGCCGAACGCTTACAGCTATGCACCGTCGGTGGTCACGATTTTCCTGGCGGCCACGGCCACCAAAGTGGCGGTGTACATGCTGCTGCGTTTCTGCTTCACCATCCTCGGTCACGGTGCACTGTTCCAAATGACATTGGGTAAGATCGTCCTGCTGCCGTCGTTGTGCGCTATTTTCATCGGCTCCATCGTCGCCATCTTCCAGTACGATATTAAGCGAATGCTGGCCTACTCAAGTATTGCCCAGATCGGCTACATGACCCTCGGTATCACCATGGCGACACCATTGGGCCTCACAGCCGGTATTGTCCACCTGTTCAACCACGCCCTGATGAAAGGGCTGCTATTCATGACCATGGGCGCGGTGATCTATCGGGTTGATTCTGTCTACCTGAGCGACTTTCGCGGACTGGGAAAACGAATGCCGTGGACCATGGCTGCGTTTGTCGTCGGCGGACTCAGCCTGATGGGGGTTCCGCTGACTGCCGGTTTTATCAGCAAATGGTACCTGGTGCAATCCGCGCTGGAGTGCGGCTGGTGGCCGGTAGCAGGACTGATTCTCATCGGCTCGCTACTGGCCGTGATCTACGTGTGGCGGGTCGTGGAAACCGCCTACTTCAATCCCGACCACGAGCTGGAGCAGCGCAGCCATGAAGCGCCGTTATCACTACTGATTCCCATGTGGATTTTGGTACTGGCTAATATCTACTTCGGCATCAACAGTGACCTGCCGCTGAGCATGGCGAGCCGGGCCGCCCATCTTCTCCTGGGGGTAGCGGTATGA
- a CDS encoding monovalent cation/H+ antiporter complex subunit F, with amino-acid sequence MYAATCVAILIVMGLALIRAIVGPTAFDRLLAVNMFGTKTVLFIAAFGFLTERPDFLDIALVYALVNFLGTIAVLRFFERKQRDAAQTNAQEPS; translated from the coding sequence ATGTATGCCGCCACCTGCGTTGCTATCCTGATCGTCATGGGACTGGCCCTGATCCGTGCCATAGTCGGACCAACCGCGTTTGATCGCCTGCTGGCTGTCAACATGTTCGGCACCAAGACGGTATTATTTATCGCTGCTTTCGGTTTTCTCACCGAGCGCCCCGATTTTCTCGACATTGCCCTGGTCTATGCCCTGGTCAACTTCCTCGGCACCATTGCCGTATTGCGTTTCTTTGAACGCAAACAGCGCGACGCCGCCCAGACAAACGCACAGGAGCCCTCATGA
- the mnhG gene encoding monovalent cation/H(+) antiporter subunit G — MTVFLDSLSIICLALGCFLGITGGIGIYRLPDFFTRLHASSVTDSACAFLILFGLALQAGWSLITVKLGLVFFFLVLSSPTASHALAKTALNNNQQPLLGRKDKR, encoded by the coding sequence ATGACGGTTTTTCTTGATAGTCTCTCCATAATCTGTCTGGCTCTGGGTTGCTTTCTCGGCATCACCGGCGGCATCGGCATCTACCGTTTACCCGATTTTTTCACCCGTTTGCATGCCAGTAGTGTCACGGATTCAGCATGTGCTTTTCTTATTCTGTTCGGGCTGGCATTGCAGGCCGGCTGGTCACTGATCACCGTCAAACTGGGTTTGGTGTTCTTTTTTCTGGTGTTGAGCAGTCCGACAGCCAGCCATGCTCTGGCAAAAACCGCACTGAACAACAACCAGCAGCCGCTGCTGGGTCGGAAGGATAAACGCTGA
- a CDS encoding DUF2726 domain-containing protein, whose protein sequence is MDVLLIPSVLLLLAALLTMYLRRVLRAEVSGETIPQVKKILVPMADQTLLLQLEQMLDSSCRLFWHVSLKDLLRIGCSSDWGEPEKQAQLNDREFTCVICDRETFSLLAVIDYCPAHETPAIAVDDLIPGVKIPVVVVTEADCDHGQLRPLLLSRFPDLELRLSSPLNTPSQGAQRSVFSSF, encoded by the coding sequence TTGGACGTTCTGCTTATCCCATCGGTGTTATTGCTTCTTGCGGCCCTGTTGACCATGTATCTGCGGCGGGTTTTACGGGCCGAGGTGAGTGGTGAAACGATACCGCAGGTGAAAAAAATTCTCGTGCCAATGGCGGACCAGACCCTGTTGCTTCAATTGGAGCAGATGCTTGATTCGAGCTGTCGGCTGTTCTGGCATGTCAGCTTGAAGGATCTGTTGCGCATTGGTTGCAGTAGTGATTGGGGGGAGCCGGAAAAACAAGCGCAATTGAATGATCGCGAATTTACCTGTGTGATTTGTGATCGGGAAACCTTCTCGTTGCTGGCCGTGATTGATTATTGCCCGGCTCACGAAACTCCGGCAATTGCCGTAGATGATCTGATTCCAGGGGTGAAGATTCCAGTGGTGGTGGTGACCGAAGCCGATTGTGATCACGGCCAGTTGCGTCCCTTGTTACTCTCCCGATTTCCCGACTTGGAGTTGCGTCTGAGTTCTCCACTTAATACCCCATCTCAGGGCGCACAGCGCTCGGTATTTTCCTCATTCTGA
- a CDS encoding Na+/H+ antiporter subunit E, whose protein sequence is MIKHLIYLASTLGLFWLMLSGHYTGFMFGCAAASLALTLFVAWRMDVVDDEAEPIHLTGQIFLYWLWLAWEVAKANLDVCRRIWSPRLDISPTMVCLTANQKTPLGVMLYANSITVTPGTVCVNVEGDKLEVHALTWSAAEDLLEGEMDRRVCQLEI, encoded by the coding sequence ATGATTAAACATCTCATTTACTTGGCGTCGACTCTGGGGCTGTTCTGGCTGATGCTTTCCGGCCACTATACCGGCTTCATGTTCGGCTGCGCAGCAGCATCTCTGGCATTGACGCTGTTTGTCGCCTGGCGCATGGATGTGGTGGACGATGAAGCGGAACCGATCCACCTGACGGGCCAAATTTTTCTCTATTGGTTGTGGCTGGCTTGGGAAGTGGCAAAAGCCAACCTGGACGTATGTCGGCGCATCTGGTCGCCACGCCTTGATATTAGTCCAACCATGGTCTGTCTGACAGCCAACCAGAAAACACCGCTCGGGGTCATGCTGTACGCCAACTCCATCACAGTCACACCCGGCACAGTGTGTGTCAATGTGGAGGGGGATAAGCTCGAAGTTCATGCCTTGACCTGGAGCGCTGCCGAGGATTTGCTCGAAGGCGAAATGGACCGCCGCGTCTGCCAACTGGAGATTTAA
- a CDS encoding cation:proton antiporter subunit C, with amino-acid sequence MNLIGHYNYLVSIFLMMVGFFVVICRGNLIKKLIGLNIFSTSVFILYITMGKVAGGSAPIVIDGPGPHIYSNPLPHVLILTAIVVGVATTAVGLALTVRIKERYGTIEEDEIRLKDESL; translated from the coding sequence ATGAACCTGATCGGCCATTACAACTACCTGGTGTCGATCTTTCTGATGATGGTCGGCTTTTTTGTCGTCATCTGTCGCGGCAACCTGATCAAAAAGCTCATCGGTCTCAACATCTTCTCCACCTCGGTGTTCATCCTCTACATCACTATGGGCAAGGTGGCCGGCGGCAGCGCCCCCATCGTTATCGATGGCCCCGGTCCGCACATCTACTCCAATCCGCTGCCCCATGTGCTGATCCTGACTGCCATCGTCGTCGGTGTGGCTACCACGGCTGTGGGCCTAGCGCTGACCGTGCGCATCAAGGAACGCTACGGTACCATTGAGGAGGATGAAATCCGCCTGAAGGATGAATCCCTATGA
- a CDS encoding DUF4040 domain-containing protein: protein MDIFIDIILLTFLSIAALAIARIRKLFCAIMLFGIFSLVSACLFVTMDAVDVAFTEAAVGTGISTILMLATMALTSTEEKRPPYQPLIALLVVVVTGSVLVYGTMDLPDYGDPMAPIHQHVAPRYIQQSPAEVGPPNMVTSVLASYRGFDTLGETAVIFTAGISIYALLGMRRREDTDYHQEDDNV from the coding sequence ATGGATATTTTTATCGATATTATCCTGCTGACGTTTCTCTCCATTGCCGCCTTGGCCATTGCCCGGATCCGCAAACTGTTTTGCGCCATTATGCTGTTCGGCATCTTCAGCCTGGTCAGCGCCTGTCTGTTTGTCACCATGGATGCAGTAGATGTAGCCTTTACTGAGGCAGCGGTCGGCACCGGCATCTCGACCATCCTGATGCTGGCCACCATGGCGTTAACCAGTACTGAAGAGAAACGCCCCCCCTACCAACCCCTCATCGCGTTACTCGTCGTAGTGGTCACCGGCTCGGTACTGGTGTACGGCACGATGGACTTGCCCGACTACGGTGATCCCATGGCACCAATCCACCAACACGTGGCGCCACGTTACATTCAGCAGTCCCCTGCAGAAGTGGGACCGCCCAATATGGTCACCTCAGTGCTGGCCAGCTATCGTGGTTTTGACACCCTGGGTGAAACTGCGGTTATTTTTACCGCAGGCATCAGCATCTACGCCCTGCTCGGCATGCGCCGCCGTGAAGACACTGATTACCATCAGGAGGATGACAATGTCTGA
- the mqnE gene encoding aminofutalosine synthase MqnE, which translates to MMESSECVVRVCDKVARGERISDQDALDLFNSDDLFGIGQLAAEINEKKNGNRVFFNVNRHLNYTNFCVNQCRFCAFCHEPGQPGGYAYHLSEILEKAAEASAAGATELHMVGGLHPELPFEFYLRMITTIKANNPNLKIKAFTAVEVDYFSKISKLPVETVISEMKRLGLDSTPGGGAEILGAEVRQQICPEKISGERWLEVTQKIHEGGLKSNATMLFGHVEGYADRVDHMAKLRELQDRTGGFQSFIPLAFQPDNTRIPNAKGPDGIDCLKTLAISRIYLDNFQHIKAYWVMLGLKIAQVALAFGVNDLDGTVIEEKIGHDAGADSPQELSKAELLRQIRGAGKLPVERDTLYQQVRVYDDVADD; encoded by the coding sequence ATGATGGAATCAAGTGAATGTGTCGTTCGAGTGTGCGACAAAGTGGCGCGCGGCGAACGGATCAGTGATCAGGATGCCCTAGATCTGTTCAACAGTGACGATCTGTTCGGTATTGGCCAGCTTGCCGCTGAAATTAACGAAAAGAAGAACGGCAACCGGGTGTTTTTCAATGTCAATCGCCATCTGAACTACACCAACTTTTGTGTAAATCAGTGCCGCTTTTGTGCGTTTTGTCATGAGCCGGGCCAGCCGGGCGGCTATGCCTATCATCTCAGTGAAATTCTTGAAAAAGCTGCTGAAGCCAGTGCTGCCGGTGCTACCGAATTACATATGGTGGGCGGGCTGCATCCAGAACTGCCATTTGAATTTTATCTGCGCATGATCACCACGATCAAGGCCAATAACCCCAATCTGAAGATCAAGGCGTTTACGGCTGTCGAGGTCGATTATTTTTCCAAGATCTCCAAGTTGCCGGTGGAAACCGTTATTTCCGAGATGAAACGTCTCGGGCTTGATTCTACTCCGGGCGGTGGTGCCGAAATTCTCGGTGCCGAGGTGCGTCAACAAATCTGTCCGGAAAAAATCTCCGGGGAGCGTTGGCTGGAAGTGACGCAAAAGATTCATGAAGGTGGCTTGAAAAGCAACGCCACCATGCTGTTTGGCCATGTCGAAGGGTATGCTGATCGCGTCGACCACATGGCAAAATTGCGTGAACTTCAGGATCGAACCGGTGGTTTCCAGTCGTTTATTCCGCTGGCATTCCAGCCGGACAACACGCGTATTCCCAATGCCAAGGGGCCGGACGGGATTGATTGCCTGAAAACCCTGGCCATTAGCCGCATCTATCTGGATAACTTTCAACATATCAAAGCCTACTGGGTCATGCTCGGTCTGAAGATCGCCCAGGTGGCGTTGGCTTTTGGCGTTAACGATCTCGACGGTACCGTGATTGAGGAGAAGATCGGACACGATGCTGGCGCAGATTCTCCCCAGGAACTGAGCAAAGCCGAACTGCTGCGTCAGATCCGTGGCGCCGGCAAATTGCCCGTGGAGCGCGATACCCTCTATCAGCAGGTGCGGGTGTATGACGATGTTGCCGACGATTGA
- the hisC gene encoding histidinol-phosphate transaminase — MIVLRKAIADMAGYVPGFQPADADQWIKLNTNENPYPPSPKVAEAIRAELGEDGASLRQYPDAGSRRARQIAADLYGFDADWLIMANGSDELLNNLIRAFADEGDEVAFVHPSYSYYGTLIDIQGAKVKTFALDAHHKLVDFPARYSGKIFFLTCPNAPLGFTFSLEEIEDLAQRCDGMLVVDEAYTDFSDQTAMPLVKKYDNVVVTRTLSKSYALAGMRLGLAVARPEVVAALDKIRDHYHLDRLALVAAEAALLDQDYLKKRVAQICETRDWFAAELEKIGFSIIPSQGNFVFASPGDGDGERVYELLKSHKILVRHFSDPLLKHGLRISIGTREEMEATLKVLQQG, encoded by the coding sequence ATGATTGTGTTACGAAAAGCGATTGCCGATATGGCCGGTTATGTGCCGGGGTTTCAACCGGCGGATGCCGACCAGTGGATCAAGTTGAACACCAACGAAAATCCCTACCCACCTTCGCCGAAGGTGGCTGAAGCGATTCGCGCCGAGTTGGGCGAAGATGGTGCCAGTCTGCGTCAATATCCCGATGCCGGCAGTCGTCGAGCGCGGCAGATTGCTGCGGATCTGTACGGTTTCGACGCCGACTGGCTGATCATGGCCAATGGTTCCGACGAACTGCTCAACAACCTGATACGCGCCTTTGCCGACGAGGGTGACGAGGTGGCGTTTGTCCATCCGTCCTATTCGTATTACGGCACCCTGATCGATATCCAGGGCGCCAAAGTAAAAACGTTTGCTCTTGATGCCCATCACAAACTGGTGGACTTCCCGGCGCGATATAGCGGCAAAATCTTTTTTCTCACCTGCCCTAACGCACCGCTGGGTTTCACCTTCAGCCTGGAAGAGATCGAAGATCTGGCGCAACGGTGTGACGGTATGCTGGTGGTGGATGAAGCCTACACCGATTTTTCCGATCAGACGGCCATGCCGCTGGTGAAAAAGTACGATAACGTGGTGGTGACACGTACCCTGTCCAAGAGCTATGCCCTGGCCGGTATGCGTCTTGGTTTGGCCGTGGCGCGACCCGAGGTGGTGGCAGCGTTGGATAAGATCCGCGATCACTACCACCTGGACCGTCTGGCTCTGGTGGCTGCCGAAGCCGCATTGCTGGATCAGGACTATCTGAAAAAAAGGGTGGCCCAGATTTGTGAAACCCGTGACTGGTTTGCGGCAGAATTGGAAAAGATTGGTTTTAGCATCATCCCCTCACAGGGTAATTTTGTCTTTGCCAGCCCGGGCGATGGTGATGGCGAGCGAGTCTATGAACTGCTCAAGAGCCACAAGATTCTGGTGCGTCATTTCAGTGATCCATTGCTCAAGCATGGTCTGCGCATCTCCATCGGCACTCGTGAAGAAATGGAAGCCACACTCAAGGTTTTGCAGCAGGGCTGA
- a CDS encoding UbiA-like polyprenyltransferase has product MASVVSQKVRSLLEMIKFSHTIFAFPFALIGVVMAAQANGALPGIGQVFWICMAMIGARSGAMGLNRLLDAHIDGLNPRTADRHIPAGKVSRWEAWLLVLAAYGLLVLSAWMLNPLCFYLSFVALFFLVLYSFAKRFTAYAHVILGLCLGAAPVGAWIALRGDISWSIVMIGLAVLLWVAGFDVFYALQDVEFDREQGLHSIPVKLGEEGSFKLVRGFHIGMIVLLLLAFPGSGLGWIYLLGVAVVAAMLLYEHTLVKPGDLSKMDAAFFTMNGYISVTLFVFVLLDVVIL; this is encoded by the coding sequence ATGGCGTCGGTCGTCTCGCAAAAAGTCCGCTCCTTACTGGAGATGATCAAATTTTCCCACACGATTTTTGCCTTCCCATTTGCCCTGATCGGTGTGGTGATGGCTGCACAGGCCAATGGCGCGTTGCCGGGGATCGGTCAGGTGTTCTGGATCTGTATGGCTATGATCGGAGCGCGTTCCGGAGCCATGGGCCTCAACCGTTTGCTCGATGCTCACATTGATGGACTCAATCCGCGCACAGCCGATCGTCACATCCCGGCGGGTAAGGTATCGCGCTGGGAAGCCTGGCTGTTGGTCCTTGCCGCCTATGGCCTGCTGGTCCTGTCGGCTTGGATGCTCAACCCGCTGTGCTTTTACCTGTCATTTGTCGCCCTGTTTTTTCTGGTGCTCTATTCTTTTGCCAAACGGTTTACCGCCTATGCGCATGTCATTCTTGGTTTGTGCCTGGGGGCGGCGCCGGTTGGAGCCTGGATTGCCCTGCGCGGTGATATCAGTTGGTCGATTGTTATGATAGGACTGGCTGTTCTGCTGTGGGTGGCCGGATTCGATGTGTTCTACGCTCTGCAGGATGTGGAGTTTGATCGCGAGCAGGGCTTACATTCCATTCCGGTAAAACTTGGCGAAGAGGGCTCGTTCAAACTGGTGCGTGGATTTCACATCGGCATGATTGTGCTTCTGTTGCTAGCGTTTCCCGGCAGTGGTCTGGGATGGATCTACCTGCTCGGTGTCGCCGTGGTGGCGGCTATGTTGCTCTATGAGCACACTCTAGTCAAACCGGGGGATCTGAGTAAGATGGACGCGGCCTTTTTTACCATGAACGGCTACATTAGTGTCACGCTGTTTGTCTTCGTACTGCTTGATGTGGTGATTTTATGA
- a CDS encoding UbiX family flavin prenyltransferase: MKHVAVAITGASGAVYGLRLVDELLKQRCRVSLLVSGAGRQVLALEQQLDWSDDGAELEQQARRYFHADPALLHCYAEQDFTAPVASGSAAADAMVVIPASMGSVGRIACALSSNLIERVADVVLKERRPLIMVPRETPLNTLHLQNLLTLSQAGAVILPAMPAFYSQPQSMDDLVDFVVGKVLDSLGISHALFTRWGEDS, encoded by the coding sequence ATGAAACACGTTGCTGTCGCCATTACCGGGGCCTCGGGGGCTGTGTATGGACTGCGTCTGGTGGATGAGCTGCTTAAACAGCGCTGCCGGGTGTCGCTGCTGGTGTCCGGTGCTGGCAGACAGGTGCTGGCCTTGGAACAACAGTTGGACTGGTCTGACGATGGGGCTGAACTGGAACAGCAGGCCCGCCGCTATTTCCATGCCGATCCCGCGTTACTGCATTGTTACGCGGAGCAGGATTTTACCGCACCGGTGGCCAGTGGGTCGGCTGCAGCGGATGCCATGGTGGTGATTCCGGCATCCATGGGCAGTGTCGGGCGTATTGCCTGTGCGCTGAGCAGCAACCTGATTGAACGGGTGGCTGATGTGGTGCTCAAAGAGCGTCGTCCTTTGATTATGGTGCCGCGCGAAACTCCGTTAAATACCCTGCACCTGCAGAACCTGTTAACCTTATCTCAAGCCGGGGCAGTGATTCTGCCTGCCATGCCGGCCTTTTACAGCCAGCCGCAGAGCATGGACGATCTGGTGGATTTCGTTGTCGGCAAAGTGCTCGACAGTCTTGGAATCTCCCATGCCCTGTTTACCCGCTGGGGAGAAGACTCATGA
- the mqnC gene encoding cyclic dehypoxanthinyl futalosine synthase has translation MLPTIEQRIDQGQALTRDEALFLLREVDLLTLGRLADEVRKRRHPDGQVSFVVDRNVNYSNVCCCKCRFCAFYCDEDDDQAYLLSYDEIFAKVQELVDHGGTQLLMQGGVHPSLTIDWFEELFRQLTERFPMVQIHSLSPAEITQIAHLSGLTLRECLQRLQQAGLKSIPGGGAEVLVDEVRKAISPNKIGWRQWAEVMEVAHELGMKTTATMMFGSCDTEEQRVEHLFRVREIQEKHGGFSAFISWSFQPTNTELGGETATGQDYLKILALSRLVLDNIDNIQASWVTQGAHMAQVALRFGANDLGGTMLEENVVAAAGVSFRMTQQELVELARQAGFTPVRRTTGYDVLEVYEGPLKKDEA, from the coding sequence ATGTTGCCGACGATTGAACAAAGAATCGACCAGGGCCAGGCCCTGACGCGTGACGAGGCGCTGTTTCTGCTGCGTGAGGTCGATCTACTTACCCTCGGCCGGTTGGCCGACGAGGTGCGCAAACGACGCCATCCCGACGGCCAGGTCAGTTTCGTGGTCGATCGTAATGTCAATTACAGCAATGTGTGTTGTTGTAAATGCCGCTTTTGCGCGTTTTATTGCGATGAAGACGATGATCAGGCGTATCTGCTTAGTTACGATGAGATTTTCGCTAAGGTTCAAGAGTTGGTTGATCATGGCGGCACTCAGTTGCTCATGCAGGGCGGTGTCCATCCCAGCCTGACCATCGACTGGTTTGAGGAGTTGTTCCGTCAGCTCACCGAACGTTTTCCCATGGTGCAGATCCATTCGCTGTCTCCGGCGGAGATCACCCAGATCGCCCATTTGTCGGGCTTGACCTTGCGCGAGTGTCTGCAGCGTTTGCAGCAGGCTGGATTGAAATCGATCCCCGGCGGCGGCGCCGAGGTCTTGGTCGATGAGGTACGCAAAGCGATTTCGCCCAACAAGATTGGCTGGCGGCAGTGGGCCGAGGTGATGGAAGTCGCCCATGAGCTGGGGATGAAGACCACGGCAACCATGATGTTCGGTTCCTGCGATACGGAAGAGCAGCGGGTTGAGCATCTGTTTCGGGTGCGCGAGATTCAGGAAAAACATGGTGGCTTCAGCGCATTTATCAGTTGGTCGTTTCAACCCACCAACACCGAGTTGGGCGGTGAAACCGCCACCGGTCAGGACTATCTGAAGATCTTGGCACTGTCGCGTTTGGTGCTCGATAACATCGATAATATTCAGGCCAGCTGGGTGACTCAAGGCGCACACATGGCTCAGGTCGCACTGCGCTTTGGTGCCAACGATCTCGGGGGCACCATGCTCGAAGAGAATGTCGTTGCTGCTGCGGGTGTGTCGTTTCGCATGACGCAACAGGAGCTGGTTGAACTGGCCCGTCAGGCCGGGTTCACTCCGGTGCGCCGGACCACCGGCTACGATGTGCTGGAAGTGTACGAAGGCCCTTTGAAAAAGGATGAGGCATGA